From Micromonospora nigra, one genomic window encodes:
- a CDS encoding copper resistance CopC/CopD family protein codes for MTVMTAALRRRLAALAGLLVTVVALLVAPATPASAHAVLVSTSPTASAVTPSGPSEVVLTFSESVRKVPGKIRVIAPDGSRADRGEPRFDGPVVTVPVDPAGGRGTYLVTYRVISADSHPVSGAFTYSVGSPSPPPVDSGDDSRADPVVGVAVKVAKFVGYVGLLLLVGAALVLAVLWPGRLPRRGPARLAWTGLGLLAFATVAGLLLQVPYTVGGGVFDVTGEGLGAVLGSTFGAAHLVRLGLLAAAAFLLRPLLAGPVGRTDLVILGILGTVALLTWPLAGHPAASPAPAVSVVVDAVHLGSMAVWLGGLVMLGGFLLRRANERELEAILPIWSRWAALAVAALLLAGTVQALIEVATPSALVGTTYGRLVLAKVVLFALVVGVAAYSRQLVRRRTAAGSPTSMRRAVWAELGITAVVLAVSATLVQTTPARSADTEGAGADSGYFTTTVTSPLYSLQVEVDPAEPGNNSVHFYAYSLDNRPLPVQEWRATVALPSAGIEPITIPLLPLTDNHATGEIALPAAGDWELSVTARTTEIDQATVTVTVPVR; via the coding sequence ATGACCGTCATGACTGCCGCCCTCCGCCGCCGGCTCGCCGCCCTCGCCGGCCTGCTGGTCACTGTCGTCGCCCTGCTGGTCGCCCCGGCCACCCCCGCCAGCGCCCACGCGGTGCTGGTCAGCACCAGCCCCACCGCGTCGGCGGTGACGCCCAGCGGGCCCAGCGAGGTGGTGCTGACCTTCAGTGAGTCGGTGCGGAAGGTGCCCGGGAAGATCCGGGTGATCGCGCCGGACGGGTCCCGGGCGGACCGGGGCGAGCCGCGGTTCGACGGCCCGGTGGTGACCGTGCCGGTCGACCCGGCCGGTGGGCGGGGCACCTATCTGGTCACCTACCGGGTGATCTCCGCCGACAGCCACCCGGTGTCCGGAGCGTTCACCTACTCGGTGGGTTCGCCCTCGCCGCCGCCCGTGGACTCCGGCGACGACAGCCGCGCCGATCCGGTGGTGGGCGTCGCCGTCAAGGTCGCCAAGTTCGTCGGCTACGTCGGCCTGCTGTTGCTGGTCGGCGCGGCACTGGTGCTGGCCGTGCTGTGGCCGGGTCGGCTGCCCCGGCGGGGTCCGGCCCGGCTGGCCTGGACGGGCCTCGGCCTGCTGGCGTTCGCCACGGTGGCGGGCCTGCTGCTCCAGGTGCCGTACACCGTCGGCGGCGGGGTGTTCGACGTCACCGGCGAGGGCCTGGGCGCGGTGCTGGGCAGCACGTTCGGCGCGGCGCACCTGGTGCGGCTGGGCCTGTTGGCGGCGGCGGCGTTCCTGCTGCGTCCCCTGCTGGCGGGGCCGGTCGGCCGGACGGACCTGGTCATCCTGGGCATCCTCGGCACGGTGGCGCTGCTCACCTGGCCGCTGGCCGGGCACCCGGCGGCCTCGCCCGCACCGGCCGTGTCGGTGGTGGTCGACGCGGTGCACCTGGGCAGCATGGCGGTCTGGCTGGGCGGGCTGGTGATGCTCGGCGGGTTCCTGCTGCGCCGCGCGAACGAGCGGGAACTGGAGGCGATCCTGCCGATCTGGTCGCGGTGGGCCGCTCTCGCCGTCGCCGCGCTGCTGCTCGCCGGCACCGTGCAGGCGTTGATCGAGGTGGCCACCCCGAGCGCCCTCGTCGGCACCACGTACGGGCGGCTGGTGCTGGCCAAGGTCGTGCTGTTCGCGCTCGTCGTCGGGGTGGCCGCGTACTCCCGGCAGTTGGTGCGGCGGCGCACGGCGGCGGGCTCGCCGACGTCGATGCGCCGGGCGGTCTGGGCCGAGTTGGGGATCACGGCGGTGGTCCTCGCGGTCTCCGCCACGCTGGTGCAGACCACGCCCGCCCGTTCCGCCGACACCGAGGGAGCCGGCGCGGACAGCGGCTACTTCACCACCACCGTGACCAGTCCGCTCTACTCCCTCCAGGTGGAGGTGGACCCGGCGGAACCGGGCAACAACTCGGTGCACTTCTACGCGTACTCGCTCGACAACCGGCCGCTTCCGGTGCAGGAGTGGAGGGCCACCGTCGCGCTGCCGTCGGCGGGAATCGAGCCGATCACGATCCCGTTGCTGCCGTTGACCGACAACCATGCCACCGGCGAGATCGCCCTGCCGGCGGCCGGCGACTGGGAGCTGTCCGTCACCGCCCGTACCACCGAGATCGACCAGGCGACGGTGACCGTCACCGTGCCCGTCCGTTAG
- a CDS encoding DsbA family protein, with translation MSSRKDRRDAARVVREQIARERRRRRTLWTTAAAVAVLVVAGLIGWGVWSSQRADDWTAPPGANDSGTGIVVGSGPVTVDVYEDYLCPACKQFEQASGATLDELVTEGKVRVVYHPVAYLNRYSSTEYSTRSSAAAGCAAEGGKFSEFSEALFERQPPEGGAGLSDDELIDIGVGVGLDRDTFGSCVRDDTYTGWTEHVTEEASRAGIAGTPTILVDGQRVQDWTPENIRAAVEAASR, from the coding sequence ATGAGTAGCCGCAAGGACCGCAGGGACGCGGCCCGGGTCGTACGCGAGCAGATCGCCCGGGAGAGGCGTCGTCGGCGCACCCTGTGGACGACGGCGGCGGCCGTGGCCGTCCTCGTCGTCGCCGGACTGATCGGCTGGGGCGTCTGGTCGAGTCAGCGCGCCGACGACTGGACGGCCCCGCCCGGGGCCAACGACAGCGGCACGGGCATCGTGGTCGGCTCCGGCCCGGTGACCGTCGACGTCTACGAGGACTACCTCTGCCCGGCCTGCAAGCAGTTCGAGCAGGCCAGCGGGGCCACCCTCGACGAACTGGTCACCGAGGGCAAGGTCCGCGTCGTCTACCACCCGGTCGCCTACCTGAACCGCTACTCCAGCACGGAGTACTCGACCCGGTCGTCCGCGGCCGCCGGCTGCGCCGCCGAGGGCGGGAAGTTCAGCGAGTTCAGCGAAGCGTTGTTCGAACGGCAGCCGCCCGAGGGTGGCGCCGGGCTGAGCGACGACGAGCTGATCGACATCGGTGTCGGTGTCGGGCTGGACCGCGACACCTTCGGCTCCTGCGTCCGCGACGACACCTACACCGGGTGGACCGAGCACGTGACCGAGGAGGCCAGCCGGGCCGGAATCGCCGGCACCCCGACCATCCTGGTCGATGGGCAACGCGTCCAGGACTGGACGCCGGAGAACATCCGGGCGGCCGTGGAGGCGGCCAGCCGGTGA
- the cbiQ gene encoding cobalt ECF transporter T component CbiQ has protein sequence MGAGHAHVLYRESDSPVHRLPPEVKITAMVVFTVAVVATPREAFWAFGAYALLVACVAALARVRPGWLLTRTAIELPFVLFAFALPFVATGQRVEVLGVGLSVEGLYGAWNIVAKGTFGVWASLLLAATTTTRDLVVGLDRLRCPQILTQIATFMLRYLDVLIGETRRMRVARISRGDDPRFLWQLRGFAAGVGALFLRAFERGERVYLAMLARGYTGRMPAVWQGAGAATAGQWLAGATVPALAGTVAAAALVLT, from the coding sequence GTGGGGGCCGGCCACGCGCACGTGCTGTACCGGGAGTCCGACTCCCCGGTGCACCGGCTCCCGCCCGAGGTCAAGATCACGGCGATGGTGGTGTTCACCGTCGCCGTGGTCGCCACCCCCCGCGAGGCGTTCTGGGCCTTCGGCGCGTACGCCCTGCTGGTCGCCTGCGTCGCGGCGCTGGCCCGGGTGCGGCCCGGGTGGCTGCTGACCCGTACGGCGATCGAGCTGCCGTTCGTGCTGTTCGCGTTCGCACTGCCGTTCGTCGCGACGGGGCAGCGGGTCGAGGTGCTCGGCGTGGGCCTGTCCGTCGAGGGCCTGTACGGCGCCTGGAACATCGTCGCCAAGGGAACCTTCGGGGTCTGGGCGTCACTGCTGCTGGCCGCGACGACCACCACCAGGGACCTGGTCGTCGGGCTGGACCGGCTGCGCTGCCCGCAGATCCTCACCCAGATCGCCACATTCATGCTGCGTTACCTCGACGTGCTGATCGGCGAGACCCGTCGGATGCGGGTGGCCCGGATCTCCCGGGGCGACGACCCGCGGTTCCTGTGGCAACTGCGCGGCTTCGCGGCGGGCGTCGGCGCGCTGTTCCTGCGGGCCTTCGAACGCGGCGAGCGGGTCTACCTGGCGATGCTCGCCCGCGGCTACACCGGCCGGATGCCGGCGGTGTGGCAGGGCGCGGGCGCGGCCACCGCCGGGCAGTGGCTGGCCGGGGCCACCGTCCCTGCCCTGGCCGGCACCGTCGCCGCCGCCGCGCTCGTCCTGACATGA
- a CDS encoding energy-coupling factor ABC transporter ATP-binding protein — protein MQPASLDLRGIRYAYPDGHVALHGVDLTVGRGERVALLGPNGAGKTTLVLHLNGILTPAEGSVTVGGLTVRPDRPTLAEIRRRVGIVFQDPDDQLFLPTVAEDVAFGPANLGLRGAELAVRVDEALAAVGMSEHRGRAPHHLSFGQRRRVAVATVLAMHPEILVLDEPSSNLDPAARRELAEILRGLPVTLLMVTHDLPYALELCDRSVILDAGRIVADAPTRTLLADEPLLSRHRLELPYGFTPR, from the coding sequence GTGCAGCCCGCCTCTCTCGACCTCCGCGGCATTCGGTACGCGTACCCGGACGGGCACGTGGCCCTGCACGGGGTCGACCTGACGGTCGGGCGCGGCGAGCGGGTTGCCCTGCTCGGGCCCAACGGCGCGGGCAAGACCACCCTGGTGCTTCATCTCAACGGCATCCTCACCCCCGCCGAGGGGAGCGTTACCGTCGGCGGTCTCACGGTGCGCCCGGACCGACCGACCCTGGCCGAGATCCGCCGCCGGGTGGGCATCGTCTTCCAGGACCCGGACGACCAGCTCTTCTTGCCCACCGTCGCCGAGGACGTGGCGTTCGGGCCGGCGAACCTGGGGCTGCGTGGGGCGGAACTGGCCGTCCGGGTCGACGAGGCCCTGGCGGCGGTGGGCATGTCGGAGCACCGGGGCCGGGCGCCGCACCACCTGTCGTTCGGCCAGCGGCGGCGGGTGGCGGTGGCCACCGTCCTTGCCATGCATCCGGAGATCCTGGTGCTCGACGAGCCGTCGTCCAACCTCGACCCGGCCGCCCGGCGGGAGCTGGCGGAGATCCTGCGCGGCCTGCCGGTGACGCTGCTGATGGTCACCCACGACCTGCCGTACGCCCTGGAGCTGTGCGACCGCTCGGTCATCCTCGACGCCGGCCGGATCGTCGCCGACGCCCCCACCCGGACCCTGCTGGCCGACGAGCCGCTGCTGTCGCGCCACCGCCTGGAACTTCCCTACGGCTTCACCCCCCGCTGA
- a CDS encoding MauE/DoxX family redox-associated membrane protein — protein sequence MTAPARPRTTTRWAAVAPWIGLAVRLGLAAVWLYAGATKVGDLAASGRAVNAYQVMPYELATAVGAALPFVELALGVLLLLGLATRLSAGVSAVLLAVFVAGIASAWARGLAIDCGCFGTGGELPPGQSPSYLPEILRDLGFLALAGFLLLRPRTPLSVDGVLAGGPVEDEDE from the coding sequence ATGACCGCACCAGCCCGCCCACGGACCACCACCCGGTGGGCCGCCGTCGCCCCCTGGATCGGCCTCGCCGTCCGGCTGGGCCTGGCCGCCGTCTGGCTGTACGCCGGTGCGACGAAGGTCGGCGACCTGGCCGCCTCCGGTCGGGCCGTCAACGCGTACCAGGTCATGCCGTACGAGTTGGCCACCGCCGTCGGTGCCGCGCTGCCGTTCGTGGAGCTGGCGCTGGGCGTCCTGCTGCTGCTCGGACTGGCCACCCGGTTGAGTGCCGGTGTGTCCGCGGTGTTGCTGGCGGTGTTCGTCGCCGGCATCGCCTCGGCCTGGGCGCGCGGCCTGGCGATCGACTGCGGCTGCTTCGGCACCGGCGGCGAGCTGCCCCCCGGGCAGTCCCCGAGCTACCTTCCGGAGATCCTCCGGGACCTGGGATTCCTGGCGCTGGCCGGGTTCCTGCTGTTGCGACCCCGCACCCCGCTGTCGGTCGACGGCGTGCTCGCGGGCGGACCGGTGGAGGACGAGGATGAGTAG
- a CDS encoding sigma-70 family RNA polymerase sigma factor encodes MIPAPRDVSVPGPANPGEDPATAWALAARDGDPAAQAAFVRATQADVWRFTAALVDPDSADDLTQETYLRALRALPSFAGRSSARTWLLGIARRACADHLRTVVRRRRLDDRLTAHAHTDVPHPDPAGQLGAADLVGRLPAERRSAFVLTQLLGLSYAEAAAVEGVPVGTIRSRVARARADLVDAVGKAIAG; translated from the coding sequence GTGATCCCCGCCCCGCGTGACGTCTCCGTCCCCGGCCCGGCCAACCCGGGGGAGGACCCGGCGACCGCGTGGGCGCTGGCGGCCCGCGACGGCGACCCGGCCGCCCAGGCGGCCTTCGTGCGCGCCACCCAGGCCGACGTGTGGCGGTTCACAGCCGCCCTGGTCGACCCCGACAGCGCCGACGACCTCACCCAGGAGACCTACCTGCGAGCGCTGCGGGCGCTCCCCTCCTTCGCGGGACGTTCCTCGGCCCGCACCTGGCTGCTCGGCATCGCCCGCCGCGCCTGCGCCGACCACCTGCGCACCGTGGTCCGCCGCCGCCGGCTCGACGACCGGCTCACCGCACACGCCCACACCGACGTGCCGCACCCCGACCCGGCCGGTCAGCTCGGTGCCGCCGACCTGGTCGGCCGGCTGCCCGCCGAGCGGCGCAGCGCGTTCGTCCTGACCCAGCTCCTCGGCCTGTCCTACGCCGAGGCCGCCGCCGTGGAGGGAGTGCCCGTGGGAACCATCCGCTCCCGGGTCGCCCGCGCCCGGGCTGACCTGGTCGACGCCGTCGGCAAGGCCATCGCGGGGTGA
- a CDS encoding YcnI family protein, producing the protein MTRLRRTATAAAALTLGVVATAVFGFVAPASAHVTVNPKEATQGGYGRFAFRVPNESDTASTTKVEVFLPENAPVGSVSTMPVPGWTTVVDKRTVDPPVEVHGAQLTEVVSKVTWTATEGAAIAPGTFQEFPVSMGPLPQVDTMVFKSLQTYSDGAVVRWIDEPVAGGEEPANPAPVLTLTAADAPADPAAADAPAAAAGTDDGDGGDGLAVGLGVAGLVAGLGGLVLGGLAFTRTRREPNPQQP; encoded by the coding sequence ATGACCCGTCTCCGGCGTACCGCAACCGCCGCTGCCGCCCTGACACTCGGCGTCGTCGCCACGGCCGTGTTCGGCTTCGTGGCGCCCGCGTCGGCGCACGTCACGGTCAACCCGAAGGAGGCCACCCAGGGCGGGTACGGTCGCTTCGCGTTCCGGGTGCCGAACGAGAGCGACACGGCGTCGACCACGAAGGTCGAGGTGTTCCTGCCGGAGAACGCGCCGGTCGGTTCGGTGAGCACCATGCCCGTGCCGGGCTGGACGACGGTGGTGGACAAGCGGACGGTCGACCCGCCGGTCGAGGTGCACGGGGCCCAGCTCACCGAGGTGGTGTCGAAGGTGACCTGGACGGCGACCGAGGGTGCCGCCATCGCGCCGGGCACCTTCCAGGAGTTCCCGGTCTCGATGGGCCCGCTGCCGCAGGTCGACACGATGGTCTTCAAGTCGTTGCAGACGTACTCCGACGGGGCCGTGGTGCGCTGGATCGACGAGCCGGTCGCCGGCGGGGAGGAGCCGGCCAACCCCGCGCCCGTGCTCACCCTCACCGCCGCCGACGCCCCGGCCGACCCGGCCGCGGCCGACGCGCCCGCTGCCGCGGCGGGCACCGACGACGGGGACGGCGGCGACGGACTCGCCGTCGGGCTCGGCGTCGCCGGGCTGGTCGCCGGCCTGGGCGGGCTCGTGCTCGGCGGGCTGGCGTTCACCCGTACCCGCCGGGAGCCGAACCCGCAGCAGCCCTGA